TGACGTCTTCCGCCGTCACCATGATCGCGGGTATCGGCATGCCGGCCGCCTTCAGGCGCGCCGTGGCCAGCGCGCGCGGCGCCGAGGTGACGATGGCCCATTGCGCGGGCGGCAGCGACGTCAAAAAACGCAGCGCGCCCGCGATTTCAATAATCCCTTCCACATCGATGATTTCCGCATCCGTGATGCCCTGCGATTCGCGCTGCGCATCGATGCCGGGCAAGCGCAGCTTGGCGATGGTGTCGACCGAGCGCGCGCCATGGATCGTGGGCAGAAAGGCAGCCACGTCGAGGCCCTGGCGCTGCGCCCAGGTGCCCCAGATGCGTTCGGCGGCGGCGATGGAATTGATGACGGTGCCGTCCATGTCAAAAAGAAAAGCCCGGTAGCGGCCGGCGGCCGATGGTGTTGGGGATGACGACGGCGAGGGCAGTGCGGACATGGCTTCCTTCCAATTGATGGGCTGGAAGCCATTGTAACGGCAGCCGGTTTTTATTTCACAGGTAGACCGATTCAAACCTGGCCACGGGCGCGCCATCCTTGAGCAGGATCAGGTACTCGCCATCGAAACGGTAGCCCGTCACGCTGTTCAAATTGGCCAGCACGGCGCTTTCCAGCTGCATCAGCGGCGGCGGGCAGGCCATGCGCGTGCCGGCCAGCTGCGTGAAGCGCAGGGCCGTGCCGGCCAGCGTGTAGCCGCCCATGACCTGGTTGCAGCCCGTAAAACCATGGACCTTGCCATCGTCGGTGAGCGTGATGCGCACTTCGCGCTCCTGCCCGGGCGCCATCGTCACGGGGGCGCCATCGAGCTGCGTCAGCTTCCAGTAGGTATTCGTCAGGCTGTACGTGGGCGTCAGGCCCGTGTCCGGCCTGGCGCTGTCGGAGGTGGCGGCGCAGCCGCCGGCCATGGCGATGGCGGCGGCGAGGCACAGGTATTTGAAACGATGCGTCAGGCGATGCAGCATGGGATGCTCCTGTGATGGGTGGTATGTCTGCAGCCTAGCAGATTTTTCGCGCCGACCGGCGTACCGCAGCGGCGTTTGTTTCCATTTTGCCAGTCCTGGCATTACACTCATGCTTTCCATTGTTTTAACCTTGATCGGGGAGCCGGGCCGATGCTGCAAGCGCAAGCGCTGGATAACCGACTGGTCGCCACCACTGGCGACGACGTGCTGGTCGACCGCATCGTGCCCGGCGCGCCGCTGGTCATCACCTTCGGCTTCGTCTCGTGGACGACGCGTCCCGCCTTCGATTTTTACGGGCGCCTGAGAAAGCTCGAGCAGGCCAGCGGCCAGCCGCTGAACAAGATCCTCGTGCGCGATTCGGGCAATGGCTGGTACCACCGCCGCATCGCGGGCCTGGGCAATCATGTCGACGAAACGGCGCAAGCCTTGCGCGATCTCGTGCGCCGCATCGCGCCAAGTACCGTCACCACCCTCGGCCAGTCCATGGGCGCGTACGCGGCCGTCATGTATGGCTTGCTGCTCGAGGCGCAGCAGATCGTCGCCTTCGGGCCGCTGTCTTTTCTCGACGTGCAGCAGGCGCGTTTGTATCACGAGCTGCGCTGGCTGCCCGTGATGGAGTCGCTGGCGCAGGATCCTCCGGCCTCCCGTTATTACGACCTGGCGGCCCTGTGCCGCGCCAGGGCCACCGAATATACGCGGATGCACCTGCTGTTCGGCACGCGGCCTGACGCGGCCAACGCGGGAGGCAGTGCCAGCGAATCGGTCAACCTCGACGCCATGCACGCACAGCGCCTGGCGCCATTTGGCCGCTGCACCCTGCATCCGTTCCCCCACTCGGGCCACGCGGTGGTGCAGCACCTGATCGACACGAAGCGCATCAATGGCTTGCTGGCCAGCTGCATACTCGGTCTGACCTTGGACGATGAACCGATGCCGGACATCAGCCGCGAATGGCAGGACTGGGTGGCGGAAAACCTGCGCCTGGGCTGCGCCGGCGAACAGCTGGTGGCGGTGCTGCAGCAGCACGGCTTTTCGCTGGCCAGCAGCATGGCGGCCGTGGATGCGGCGCGCGCCAAGGCCATATGACGCCGCAGTTCGAACTCGACACCCTGAAAATCCGCATCGCCGCTCCCGGACTGGCGGAGCTCGACCTGCGCGTGCGCGTGCAGCGCGCGCTGCGCCAGCTGATACTCGACGGCGTGCTGGCGCCCGGCGTGCGCCTGCCGGCCACGCGCACGCTGGCGCAATCGCTGGGCGTGTCACGCGACACGGTGGAAATGGCGTATGCGCAGCTGCGCCTCGATGGCTATCTGCGGCGCCAGGCGGGATCGGGCAGTTTCGTCTCGCCGACGATAGGCGCGAGCTTGCTGGGCAAGCCTGCGACGACGCTGCCGTCCTTGTCCGCGCAGCCGATGGCGCTCAGCGCGCGCGGCGCGCAGATACTCGCCAGCGGCGGCGTGGCCGACCAGCAAAGCGTGAAGGCGTTTGCCACGGGCTTGCCGGAAACGCGGGCCTTTCCGCTCGATGTGTGGGAGCGCTTGCGGCGCCAGGCGGCCGGCGAACACCATGCGGGCATGCTGCTGCACGGCGACCCGCAAGGCGCGGAGCCGCTGCGGCAGGCCATCGCCGACTATGTGAACCTGGAGCGGGGCGCGCGGGCCACGGCCGGCCAGGTGCTGGTGCTGAGCAGCACGCGCCAGGCCCTGTACCTGTGCGCGCAGGTGCTGGCCGACGCGCATGGCCCCATCCTGATGGAAGATCCCGGCTATTTCGGCGCGCGCAAGGCCTTCGAGATGGCGCAATTGCAGATCGTGCCCGTGCCCGTCGATGCGCATGGCCTGTCCATCGACCACCTGCGCGCGGACCGCAGCGGGGCCAGCACGATTTATGTCACGCCGTCGCATCAATACCCGACGGGCGCCACCCTGGCGCTCGAGCGCCGCCTCGCGCTGACTGCCTGGGCGGCCGAGCGCCAGGGCTGGATCATCGAAGACGATTACGACAGCCAGTTTCACTACGCGGGCTTGCCGACGGCTTGCGTGCAGGGGCTCGACGCACAGCAGCGCACGATTTACCTGGGCACCTTCGCCAAGTCGCTGTATCCCGGTCTGCGCATCGGCTACATGGTGCTGCCGCCCGCGCTGGTGAAACCGATGACGTATGCGCGCAGCATTCTCGATGGTCATACGCCGCAGCTGGACCAGCTGACACTGGCCCGTTTCATCGCCGATGGCCATTTCGCGGCCCATGTGCGCGCCATGCGCAAGGTCTACGCCGTGCGCCGCGATGCGATGGCGCAGGCCGTGCAGCGGCATTTGCCGCACGTCGTCACGGCGCAGCTGCCGCCGGGCGGCTTGCAGATGCCATGTCTGCTGCACGAAGGCAGGGACGAGCTGGACACGCTGCGCCTGGCGGCGCAGGCGGGCATCGTGCTGCCTGGCCTGAGCCGCTTGTACGCGACGCCGCCGGAACGCGGCGGCTGGCTGCTGGGCTTTGCGGCGCTCACGCCGCACGAGATCGACAGCGGCATCGTCCGCCTGGCGCGCGCGCTGGGTTGATTGTTCAAGTGGTCTGTTGGATGTGAATAAATTGGCCTGTCTGAGCAGTCCATGCGAAAGCTAAGATGCCCCTTTTCACAATCAGGCAAGGGCACACGCATGCAGACAAGTTCCACACCATCGGCCTCGATCGATAACATGGCGCAGGCGCGCTGGCGCGACCTGGCGTCCCCCATCATGGCGGCCTTCATCTCCGTCCTCGTCAACTATGGCGGCACCTTCGTGCTGGTGTTCCAGGCGGCCCAGCTGGCCCAGCTGAGCGCCGCGCAGACGGCGTCCTGGGTCTGGTCGCTGAGTATCGGCGTGGGCGTGACGGGCATCTGGCTCAGCTACCGCTACCGCGCTCCCATCATCACGGCCTGGTCCACGCCCGGCGTGGCTTTCCTGGCCACCGTCATGCCGCATACGCCGTATGCCGAGGTGATCGGCGCCTATATCATTTCCGCCATCGCCTTCATTGTGCTGGGCATGTCCGGCGCCTTCGAGCGCCTGGTGCGGCTGATACCGGGCGGCATCGCCGCCGGTTTGCTGGCCGGCATCCTGCTGCAGTTTGGCGTCAACGCGTTTGGCGGCGCCAGCGCCGATCCCGTGCTGGTCGTCGTATTGCTGCTGTCGTACGCCGTGCTGCGCCGTTTCACGGCACGTTTTGCCGTGGTGGGCATCATGCTGATCGGCCTGGCCCTGCTGCTGGCGCAGGGGCGCATCGATGCGCAAGGCATCGAACTGGCCCTGGCCGCACCCGTGTTCGAGATGCCGCGCTTTTCCGTGGCGTCGCTGCTGGGCGTGGCGCTGCCCCTGTTCCTGATTACGCTGACGGGGCAATACATGCCCGGCATGCTGGTGCTGCGCAATGACGGCTACGCCGTCAGCGCCAATCCGATTTTGACGGTGACGGGCCTCGGTTCGCTGCTCATGGCGCCGTTCGGCGCGCACGCCTTCAATGTGGCTGCCATCACGGCCGCCATCTGCACGGGCAAGGATGCCCATGCGGACCCGTCGAAGCGCTATGTGGCGGGCCTGGTGTGCGGCGTGCTGTACATCCTCGTGGGCATCTTTGGCGTGACCCTGGCCAGCCTGTTCATGGTCTTGCCGCGCCCCTTCATCACGGCGTTGGCGGGCCTGGCCCTGCTGGGCGCCATCGGCAACAGCCTGGCGCAGGCGATGGCGGACGTGCGCATGCGCGAAACGGCCCTGATTACTTTCCTGGCCACGGCCGCGAACGTGACCCTGCTGGGCGTGGGCGGCGCCCTGTGGGGACTGGCGGCGGGGCTGGCGGCGCATGGGCTGATGCATGGCTGGCGCAAGGCGGCATAGCAAGACAGGTTGCCCATGTTGCCAGCGGCCGCATACAATTGCTGCGCCCGTGCCCGTTGGCACCGTACTTTCTCCGATGTGAACGATGGACGACCTGACTTCCCTGGCGCAGTATCTGCTGGCGATCACGCCTGCCTTCCTCGTCTGTGCCGCCATGCTGCTGGCCGCTCCCCGGACGGTACCGCTGCTGCGCGTGCTCGTGCATATCCTGTTTTTCGTGCTGGCGCGCGACGCGATGACGGCGCACGGTTACTGGCAGGTGGCGGCGGGCGGCTTGCGCTTCACGGCGCCGCCGCTGGTCTTGCTGGCGCTGGGCGCCATGTCGCTGGGGCTGGTGGCAAGCACGTGCTGGCTGGAAAGCGAGGCGCTTGGCCAGATCCGCTGGCTGGGCATGCGGCCAGCCCTGTCCGTGCTGCTCGGCGTGGCCGGCGCGTGCGTGATCGTTGCGCTGGCGGCGGGCTTGAAAGCGCTGTTCGGCTTGCCGTCCTTGCCGTCCGTCGCGTCATCCACGCTGCCCTTGCTGCTGGGTTTTGCGCTGGCGGCCAACTGTTATGAGGAATTGCTGTTCCGCGGCTTGCTGCAGCAGCAATTGCGCGCCTGGCTGCCCGCCTGGCGCGCGGCGCTGGTGTCGGGCCTGCTGTTCGGCCTGTGCCACGCCTTTCTCGCCACCACCGTCACGCAGGTGGGCGCGCCCATCCTCGTGTTTACCGTGATCGAAGGCGTGGTGGCGGGGCTGGTATATTGCCGTGCCGGCTTGTTGGGCGCATCGCTGGCCCATGGCCTGGCGATTTTTGCGCTGGCGGCCGGCTGGGTGTGAATGTCTACTAATTAATGAAAAGCGAGAAAGCGATGCCTGTCAGTTCCTACCTGAATACCCGTCCCGTGCTGGGCGAAAGAGTCTATCTGCATGACACGGCGCAAGTGATTGGCGACGTGCAGATCGGCGACGACTGTTCCATCTGGTGCAACAGCGTGCTGCGCGGCGACGTCAACCGCATCGTCATCGGCGAGGGCAGCAATATCCAGGACTTTTCCATGGGCCACGTATCGCACAGGAATGCGGCCAAGCCCGATGGTTCGCCCTTGACCATCGGCAAATACGTGACCATCGGCCATTCCGTGATCTTGCACGGCTGCACGATTGGCGACGAATGCCTGATCGGCATGGGCAGCATCGTCATGGATGACGTGGTGGTGGAAAAACACGTGATGCTGGGCGCGGGCAGCCTGGTGTCGCCGGGCAAGGTGCTGGAAAGCGGCCACCTGTACGTGGGCCGGCCCGCCGCCAAGGTGCGCGCACTGACCGAGGCGGAAATCGCCTACCTGCGCTATTCGGCCGAGCACTATGTGCGCGTCAAGAACAATTACCTGGCCGGCGGCGACGACGCCTGACCGCCAGCGCCATCAAGGCGGCGCAGTTCCGGCCGCGGCGCCAGGTCTTGTGGCAGGCGCAGGCCCGATACGAGGCCCAGGCGCCGCAAGAGCAGCAGCATCCACCAGCCCGGGTCCCATTCGCCCGGCAGCAGGCCCAGCCTGGCCGAGCCCGGATACGCATGATGGTTGTTGTGCCAGCATTCGCCCATGGTCAGCAGCGACGTCAGGCGGATATTCCTGCCTTGTACGGCGGCGCCGTCGACATGAAAGTGCATATGCCCATGGTTGTGGGCGAAGTAGCCGATCAGCCAATGGCCGAGCACGCCGGCGCTGACCCGCGCGCAGACGCCCCAGCAAACCAGGCTCCAGCCGCCCCAGGCGAAGCACAGCACGGCCCATGGCAGTTGCTGCAGCATCCAGCTTCTTTCCAGGAAACGGTAAAAGCGGTCGTGCGCGATGCGCGGCTCGATGGCGATGTGCGGCGGGTGGTCGAGTTCCAGGCGGCAGAATAATTGCCACCAGGCATCACGCCAGAAGCCGGCGCCGTGGCGCAAATAGGGGTGGCAATCGGGCAGGCGCTGCGCATAGTCGCGCAGTTCGTGCTGGCGCAGCAGGCCCAGCGGGCCGCTGAGGCCCACCAGCACGCCCAGGTAGACGAGTACATATTCCAGCCATGGCGGGCATGCAAAGCTGTCGTGGATCAGCTTGCGGTGGCTGCCCAGCGAATGGCCGAACAGCAGGACGACGGCCGTGCTGGCCGTAAACAGCAGCAGGCCGGCCCAGCTGAAGAAGCACAGGGCGCCCGTCACGGCGCCGGCCAGCATGACTAGCAGCCACAGCGATTGCACTGGTGCATAGCGCACCGTGCCGTCCAGTACGCTGCCGGCATGGGTGGCGCGGGCGCGGTGGCCGTCCAGGCTGGCTGCGGACATCAGCCCTTGGGGGCCGACGACGGTTGCGTGTACTTGTCGAAGTTGGTGATGTAGTCGTTGAAGTTGTCGGTCAGCATGCGCTTGTACTGTTCCGTGAAGAAGGCCACGGCGCCTTCCTTCTCTTCCTGCATCTTGGCCACGTCGTTGCTCTTGCTGGCGACGAGGAAGGCGTTGAAGCGGGCGGCCGCGTACAGCAGCGAGGTGGCCACTTCATTGCCGCCGCTGTGCATGCATTGTTCATTGGCCAGGGCGATGACCTGGTCGGCGCGTTCCCAGAATTCCGGGCCTGGTGCTGGTTTTGTCGTTGGTGTGCTCATAGAAATCCCTCATGAAAGTGCGCGCCAGTCTACACAGGGGGCCGCGGGCTGTCCAGCCGCGCGGCTGCCTGTCAGGGCGTTTGCAGGATCTGTGCGACCAGCACGGCCAGCGGCTGGCGGATGTCGAGCACCATGCCGGCTTCGTCCGCTTGCAGCGGCTGCAGGGTGGCCAGCTGGCTGTCGAGCAGGCTGGCCGGCATAAAATGGCCGGGGCGCTGCAAGCGGCTTTCCAGCACGGCGCGCGGGCCGTCCAGGTGGGCAAAGCGCAGGGCCGGATCGCCTGCGCGCAGCACGTCGCGGTAGGCGCGCTTCAGGGCCGAGCAGGAGACGACGAGGCCGCTGCCTTGCGCGCGGGCCGTGGCGATCCGGTCGCGCAGGGCGGCCAGCCAGCCGGCCCGGTCGGCATCGTCGAGCGCGATGCCGGCGGCCATCTTGGCCACGTTTTCCGGGGAATGCACGTCGTCGCCTTCCACGTAGGGCACATGCAAGGCCTCGGCCAGCAGGCTGCCGACGGCGCTCTTGCCGCAGCCGGACACACCCATCACGACCCAGCGCACGGCGGGCACGCCCATGGTCAAGGGGCCGAGACGATGACGGTGACGCGGCGGTTTTCCGCCTTGCCCGTCTTGCTGGCATTCGAGGCCACCGGCTTGCTCATGCCCAGGCCCTTGACGCTGATGTTATCGCGTGGAATGCCCGATGCGCTCATGGCGTCGGCCACCACGTTGGCGCGCGCCAGCGACAGCTTGTTGTTGTAGGCTTCCGTGCCTTCGTTATCCGTATGGCCTTCCACGCGCATGTGCGTGATGCCCACTTTCAGCAGGGCGGCGCTGATTTTCTGGATGGCCATGCGGCTCGGCGGCGTCAGCTTGGCGGCGTCGAATTCGAACAGCAGCTTGTCGGTAAAGCTCAGTTCCCAGCCTTCGTCGGTCTGGTTGAAGCCTTGCTCCTTCAGGGTGGCGACTTGCTCGGGGCTGAACAGCGGTTTGGTCTCGGGCGTGCTTTGGCAGGCGGCCAGCAGGCCCAGCATGAACAGGCCGAGAAAGCCGCGGCGTAATTGCTTGTAGATGAATTGCATGGTGTTGCTCCTTGGTTCAGGGGTGAATATGGGGTTGCGGCAGGCGCGCCACCTGGCGCGTGCCGCGCTGCGCCTGCTTCGCGCGGTACATGGCTTCGTCGGCCGCGCCGACCAGCGAGACGGCGTCGATGGCGTGATCAGGGAAGACGGCCACGCCGATGGTCAGCGAGCTGACGATGCTGTTGCCGGTGGGCAGTTCAATGGCTTGCGCCATGGCGGCGATGATGTTGTCGGCGATGTGCATGGCGTCGCTGCTGTTGCGCAGCGGCTTGAGCACGATGGCGAATTCGTCGCCGCCCAGGCGCGCCACCAGGTCGCCCTCGCGCAATTGCTGCTTGATGCGCGCGGCGATCGTCACCAGTACGCGGTCGCCCGAGGCATGGCCGAAGGTGTCGTTGATGTACTTGAACCGGTCGCTGTCGAGGAACAGCACGGCCACCTTGCCATTGCCGACCCGCGCTTCGAGGATGGCGCGTTCCAGTTCCGCTTCCATGAAGGCGCGGTTCGACAGGCCCGTCAGGCTGTCGTGGTTGGCGCGGTGCGACAGCGAAGCGTGTTCCTTCTGCAGGTGGCTTTGCCACGCTTCCAGTTCGTCGAGCAGGGCGTTGAAGTCGTCATTGATCTGGTTCAGCTCGGCAATATTGGCGGGCGGCACGCGCAGTTCGAACGAGCGGTCGCGCCGCACGCGGTGGGCCGTTTCCGCCAGGTGGCGCAGCGGCGACGTGATCTCCGTTTCCATGCTGCGCGACAGGCGCACGGCGACGACCAGGCTCAGCACCAGGCAAGCGAGCAGGCAGGTCAGGCCGCTGAGCAGGAAGGGTAGCAGGCTGCGGCTGTGCGGCACCAGCCTGATGCTGCCGATGACCTGTTCATTGCGCGTGATGGGGAACGACAGCGAATCGGGCAGCATCCAGCCCGTCAGCGCGCGTTCGATGTAGTAGCGCGTGCCGTGCTGGCCCCGTTCCCAGCGGGCCAGCACCTTGCCGGCCTGGTCGCTCACCTGCGCCTGGTCGATGTCTTCATTGACGCCGATCAGGGCCAGCGCTTCCCTGGCGGCGAAGGAGTCGCCAAAGACGACGGCCCCTTCCACCGTATAGCTCATCGAACGGGCCACCAGGCGCAGGTTCTGGTCCGAATACACGCGCAGGGCGAGCAGCGCCACGGCCGTCAGGGTCAGGCCGGCCGCCAGCACGGCGATCAGCGACACGCTCAGGTGGGCGCGCCGCAGCACGCTGTCGAGCGTGGGGCGGGGCTTGCGGGCAGGCTTGTTGCGCATGCGGGCGCTCATGGCGGTGGTCCCTTGCGACGTGCAATTTGCAAGGCGTTCGGATGCACGCGCAGGCCGCTGCGGGCGATGGCGTCGAGATTGACGTCAAAACCGATCTGTGCCTCGTTCAGGCGCAGGCAGAACATGGTGCCCACGGCGCACGACGTGCCGGGCTCGGCGACCGACAGGATGGGTTTGCCGATGATCTGCGCCAGCAGATGCTCGCGTTCGCTCTCGGGCAGGCTGCCCAGGTAGGCGACGTCGCATTCGCTGGCCGCGCTTGCCGGCGGCGGAATTTTCACGCGGATGCGCGGTCCCAGGCTGGAGGCTGGCGTGTCGACGATGGCCGCCCCGTAGCGGGGTGTTCCGAGCATGCAGACGCGCACTTCCTGGCGCGCCACGGGCCAGCGCACATAGCTGATGATACCAAACAGGACCTGGGCCACTTCGGCGGGACGCCTGGCGTCGGCCGCCGCGCCCGCTTGTGCCCAGGCGCATGGCGCCAGCGCGCTGCAGGCGAACAGCGCGGCCAGAAGGACGACGGCGAGCAGGACGGGCGGCGCGGAGCGCTGCCGGTGGCGGGGGGAGGAGGGCACGGCGTCGGTGTCTTTATGCAGGTCGGGGGGCTATTCAAATAGTTACTCAGCAACCCAGACTCTACGGAAGTCCCTGTCGAAAGTAAATCACGGCATGACGCCATAAA
This window of the Janthinobacterium agaricidamnosum genome carries:
- a CDS encoding acyl-CoA desaturase; its protein translation is MSAASLDGHRARATHAGSVLDGTVRYAPVQSLWLLVMLAGAVTGALCFFSWAGLLLFTASTAVVLLFGHSLGSHRKLIHDSFACPPWLEYVLVYLGVLVGLSGPLGLLRQHELRDYAQRLPDCHPYLRHGAGFWRDAWWQLFCRLELDHPPHIAIEPRIAHDRFYRFLERSWMLQQLPWAVLCFAWGGWSLVCWGVCARVSAGVLGHWLIGYFAHNHGHMHFHVDGAAVQGRNIRLTSLLTMGECWHNNHHAYPGSARLGLLPGEWDPGWWMLLLLRRLGLVSGLRLPQDLAPRPELRRLDGAGGQASSPPAR
- a CDS encoding OmpA family protein, which encodes MQFIYKQLRRGFLGLFMLGLLAACQSTPETKPLFSPEQVATLKEQGFNQTDEGWELSFTDKLLFEFDAAKLTPPSRMAIQKISAALLKVGITHMRVEGHTDNEGTEAYNNKLSLARANVVADAMSASGIPRDNISVKGLGMSKPVASNASKTGKAENRRVTVIVSAP
- a CDS encoding diguanylate cyclase domain-containing protein — encoded protein: MSARMRNKPARKPRPTLDSVLRRAHLSVSLIAVLAAGLTLTAVALLALRVYSDQNLRLVARSMSYTVEGAVVFGDSFAAREALALIGVNEDIDQAQVSDQAGKVLARWERGQHGTRYYIERALTGWMLPDSLSFPITRNEQVIGSIRLVPHSRSLLPFLLSGLTCLLACLVLSLVVAVRLSRSMETEITSPLRHLAETAHRVRRDRSFELRVPPANIAELNQINDDFNALLDELEAWQSHLQKEHASLSHRANHDSLTGLSNRAFMEAELERAILEARVGNGKVAVLFLDSDRFKYINDTFGHASGDRVLVTIAARIKQQLREGDLVARLGGDEFAIVLKPLRNSSDAMHIADNIIAAMAQAIELPTGNSIVSSLTIGVAVFPDHAIDAVSLVGAADEAMYRAKQAQRGTRQVARLPQPHIHP
- a CDS encoding gamma carbonic anhydrase family protein — its product is MPVSSYLNTRPVLGERVYLHDTAQVIGDVQIGDDCSIWCNSVLRGDVNRIVIGEGSNIQDFSMGHVSHRNAAKPDGSPLTIGKYVTIGHSVILHGCTIGDECLIGMGSIVMDDVVVEKHVMLGAGSLVSPGKVLESGHLYVGRPAAKVRALTEAEIAYLRYSAEHYVRVKNNYLAGGDDA
- a CDS encoding DUF3144 domain-containing protein; its protein translation is MSTPTTKPAPGPEFWERADQVIALANEQCMHSGGNEVATSLLYAAARFNAFLVASKSNDVAKMQEEKEGAVAFFTEQYKRMLTDNFNDYITNFDKYTQPSSAPKG
- a CDS encoding HAD-IA family hydrolase, with the protein product MSALPSPSSSPTPSAAGRYRAFLFDMDGTVINSIAAAERIWGTWAQRQGLDVAAFLPTIHGARSVDTIAKLRLPGIDAQRESQGITDAEIIDVEGIIEIAGALRFLTSLPPAQWAIVTSAPRALATARLKAAGMPIPAIMVTAEDVKAGKPKPDCYLLAAEKLGVAPVDCLVFEDASVGIEAGEAAGAKVIVVTATHAHPLATRHPAIASYEGIVATVDGDGFIVLAQSSDPAAAAPATR
- a CDS encoding CPBP family intramembrane glutamic endopeptidase, encoding MDDLTSLAQYLLAITPAFLVCAAMLLAAPRTVPLLRVLVHILFFVLARDAMTAHGYWQVAAGGLRFTAPPLVLLALGAMSLGLVASTCWLESEALGQIRWLGMRPALSVLLGVAGACVIVALAAGLKALFGLPSLPSVASSTLPLLLGFALAANCYEELLFRGLLQQQLRAWLPAWRAALVSGLLFGLCHAFLATTVTQVGAPILVFTVIEGVVAGLVYCRAGLLGASLAHGLAIFALAAGWV
- a CDS encoding PLP-dependent aminotransferase family protein, translated to MTPQFELDTLKIRIAAPGLAELDLRVRVQRALRQLILDGVLAPGVRLPATRTLAQSLGVSRDTVEMAYAQLRLDGYLRRQAGSGSFVSPTIGASLLGKPATTLPSLSAQPMALSARGAQILASGGVADQQSVKAFATGLPETRAFPLDVWERLRRQAAGEHHAGMLLHGDPQGAEPLRQAIADYVNLERGARATAGQVLVLSSTRQALYLCAQVLADAHGPILMEDPGYFGARKAFEMAQLQIVPVPVDAHGLSIDHLRADRSGASTIYVTPSHQYPTGATLALERRLALTAWAAERQGWIIEDDYDSQFHYAGLPTACVQGLDAQQRTIYLGTFAKSLYPGLRIGYMVLPPALVKPMTYARSILDGHTPQLDQLTLARFIADGHFAAHVRAMRKVYAVRRDAMAQAVQRHLPHVVTAQLPPGGLQMPCLLHEGRDELDTLRLAAQAGIVLPGLSRLYATPPERGGWLLGFAALTPHEIDSGIVRLARALG
- a CDS encoding YfiR family protein translates to MPSSPRHRQRSAPPVLLAVVLLAALFACSALAPCAWAQAGAAADARRPAEVAQVLFGIISYVRWPVARQEVRVCMLGTPRYGAAIVDTPASSLGPRIRVKIPPPASAASECDVAYLGSLPESEREHLLAQIIGKPILSVAEPGTSCAVGTMFCLRLNEAQIGFDVNLDAIARSGLRVHPNALQIARRKGPPP
- a CDS encoding benzoate/H(+) symporter BenE family transporter, which gives rise to MAQARWRDLASPIMAAFISVLVNYGGTFVLVFQAAQLAQLSAAQTASWVWSLSIGVGVTGIWLSYRYRAPIITAWSTPGVAFLATVMPHTPYAEVIGAYIISAIAFIVLGMSGAFERLVRLIPGGIAAGLLAGILLQFGVNAFGGASADPVLVVVLLLSYAVLRRFTARFAVVGIMLIGLALLLAQGRIDAQGIELALAAPVFEMPRFSVASLLGVALPLFLITLTGQYMPGMLVLRNDGYAVSANPILTVTGLGSLLMAPFGAHAFNVAAITAAICTGKDAHADPSKRYVAGLVCGVLYILVGIFGVTLASLFMVLPRPFITALAGLALLGAIGNSLAQAMADVRMRETALITFLATAANVTLLGVGGALWGLAAGLAAHGLMHGWRKAA
- a CDS encoding META domain-containing protein encodes the protein MLHRLTHRFKYLCLAAAIAMAGGCAATSDSARPDTGLTPTYSLTNTYWKLTQLDGAPVTMAPGQEREVRITLTDDGKVHGFTGCNQVMGGYTLAGTALRFTQLAGTRMACPPPLMQLESAVLANLNSVTGYRFDGEYLILLKDGAPVARFESVYL
- a CDS encoding gluconokinase gives rise to the protein MGVPAVRWVVMGVSGCGKSAVGSLLAEALHVPYVEGDDVHSPENVAKMAAGIALDDADRAGWLAALRDRIATARAQGSGLVVSCSALKRAYRDVLRAGDPALRFAHLDGPRAVLESRLQRPGHFMPASLLDSQLATLQPLQADEAGMVLDIRQPLAVLVAQILQTP